The Rhodospirillaceae bacterium genome contains a region encoding:
- the rpe gene encoding ribulose-phosphate 3-epimerase: MAVKIAPSILSADFAKLGEEVKAIDQAGADYIHVDVMDGHFVPNITIGPAVVKALKSHSKKPFDVHLMIDPVDPYIQAFADAGSDIITVHAEAGKHLDRTLQLIKSLGVKAGVSLNPATPPESIAYVLDKIDLVLVMSVNPGFGGQSFIESQVAKISRLREMIGSNPTEIEVDGGITPETSKRCIAAGATVLVAGSAVFATPDYASNIKALRG, encoded by the coding sequence ATGGCCGTTAAGATTGCGCCGTCAATATTGTCCGCAGACTTCGCCAAGCTTGGTGAAGAAGTCAAAGCGATTGACCAGGCCGGTGCAGACTACATTCATGTCGATGTCATGGATGGCCACTTTGTTCCGAATATCACCATTGGCCCTGCCGTGGTGAAGGCGCTTAAGTCGCACTCCAAAAAGCCATTTGATGTTCATCTCATGATTGATCCTGTGGACCCGTACATTCAAGCATTCGCCGATGCTGGGTCAGACATCATCACGGTGCATGCAGAGGCGGGGAAGCATCTGGACCGTACGCTTCAATTGATCAAAAGCCTTGGTGTTAAAGCTGGCGTTTCCCTCAACCCGGCTACTCCACCGGAGTCCATCGCTTACGTATTAGACAAGATCGATTTGGTCTTGGTGATGTCCGTGAACCCGGGGTTTGGTGGCCAGAGTTTTATTGAGTCCCAAGTGGCAAAAATCAGTCGTTTAAGAGAGATGATTGGCTCAAATCCCACCGAAATTGAAGTCGATGGTGGAATCACCCCTGAGACGTCTAAAAGGTGCATTGCAGCAGGAGCGACTGTTCTTGTTGCTGGGAGTGCTGTTTTTGCGACGCCAGACTATGCGAGCAATATCAAAGCTTTGCGCGGTTAA
- the tkt gene encoding transketolase has protein sequence MTLSDTAVTQTEMANAIRFLSADAVQAANSGHPGMPMGMADVATVLFTEFLKFDAADPRWPDRDRFILSAGHGSMLLYSLMYLTGSKDMTIEQIKNFRQLGSITAGHPEYGHASAAETTTGPLGQGLANAVGMALAERMLEGRFGSSVVDHYTYVIAGDGCLMEGISHEAISLAGHLKLGKLIVLFDDNKISIDGPTDLTVSDDQCARFAASGWDTSSVDGHDPEAVSAAIEQARQTDQPSLIACRTTIGFGAPTLAGTSKTHGSPLGDEEIAGAREALGWTAAPFEVPQEILSAWREAGRRGESAHASWKKALNALPADRKSEFERTVSGELPAGWESAIADVKAVAVKDAPKMATRKASEEVLKALTHVIPELVGGSADLTGSNNTKVAAQKPVTADDYSGAYIYWGVREHAMASAMNGIALHGGFIPYGGTFLVFTDYCRPAIRLSALMEKRVIYVMTHDSIGLGEDGPTHQPVEHIASLRAMPNVLMMRPADLVETAECWGIAVSQTKRPSVLALSRQGLPTVRLSDTSENLCAKGGYVLSEADGPRQATLIATGSEVSLALEARDVLKADGISVAVVSMPCTALFDEQDEAYRLSVLGTAPRVAVEAGISFGWERYIGTDGAFIGMSTFGASAPAGDLYKHFGITADAVVAAVKERL, from the coding sequence ATGACCCTTTCAGACACCGCAGTTACCCAAACGGAAATGGCAAATGCCATCCGGTTCTTATCTGCTGATGCCGTCCAGGCGGCCAATTCCGGCCATCCAGGGATGCCTATGGGCATGGCCGATGTGGCGACCGTGCTGTTTACCGAGTTCTTGAAGTTTGATGCCGCTGATCCACGCTGGCCGGATCGTGACAGATTTATCCTGTCTGCTGGCCACGGGTCGATGCTGCTGTACAGCCTGATGTACCTCACAGGCTCGAAAGACATGACCATCGAGCAGATCAAAAATTTCCGCCAATTGGGCAGTATTACGGCTGGTCATCCTGAGTATGGTCATGCGTCTGCGGCTGAGACCACGACGGGTCCGTTGGGACAAGGTCTGGCCAATGCCGTGGGCATGGCTCTGGCTGAACGCATGCTTGAGGGCCGTTTCGGGTCCAGTGTTGTGGATCATTACACCTATGTGATTGCCGGTGACGGCTGTCTGATGGAAGGCATCAGTCACGAGGCGATTTCTTTGGCGGGTCATCTTAAGCTCGGCAAGCTGATCGTTTTGTTTGACGATAACAAAATCAGCATTGATGGGCCGACAGATTTAACGGTCTCAGATGATCAATGTGCGCGCTTTGCGGCTTCCGGGTGGGATACCTCAAGCGTTGATGGGCATGACCCGGAAGCGGTTTCGGCTGCGATTGAACAGGCCCGGCAAACCGATCAACCCTCACTCATTGCCTGTCGCACCACCATTGGGTTTGGCGCACCAACTCTGGCAGGAACATCAAAAACTCACGGTTCTCCCTTAGGTGATGAAGAGATTGCCGGTGCCCGGGAAGCGCTTGGATGGACTGCGGCACCGTTTGAGGTGCCTCAAGAAATCTTATCAGCGTGGCGTGAAGCTGGACGCCGTGGTGAATCGGCGCATGCCAGTTGGAAAAAGGCATTAAATGCGCTGCCCGCAGACAGAAAAAGTGAGTTTGAGCGCACCGTTTCGGGTGAACTGCCCGCCGGTTGGGAGTCGGCGATTGCTGACGTCAAAGCCGTGGCTGTCAAAGATGCGCCGAAAATGGCAACCCGCAAAGCTTCAGAGGAAGTTCTAAAGGCCTTAACCCATGTTATTCCTGAACTGGTTGGCGGCTCAGCTGATTTAACAGGATCCAATAATACTAAAGTCGCGGCTCAGAAACCGGTGACTGCAGACGATTACTCTGGAGCATACATCTACTGGGGTGTGCGTGAGCACGCCATGGCCTCGGCCATGAACGGCATAGCCTTGCACGGCGGGTTTATCCCCTATGGCGGCACGTTCTTAGTCTTCACAGATTATTGCCGGCCAGCGATCCGCTTGTCTGCGCTGATGGAGAAAAGAGTCATCTATGTCATGACTCATGATTCCATTGGTCTTGGCGAAGATGGACCGACACACCAACCGGTCGAGCATATCGCCAGCCTGCGTGCGATGCCGAATGTTCTGATGATGCGCCCCGCTGATTTGGTCGAAACAGCCGAGTGCTGGGGCATTGCTGTATCTCAAACGAAGCGGCCATCTGTGCTCGCGCTGAGCCGCCAGGGCCTGCCAACGGTTCGATTGTCAGACACGTCCGAGAACCTCTGCGCAAAAGGCGGCTACGTTTTGTCGGAAGCCGATGGGCCACGTCAGGCAACGCTGATTGCCACCGGCTCTGAGGTCTCGTTGGCTCTTGAAGCACGTGATGTGCTGAAAGCGGATGGTATCTCAGTTGCTGTGGTTTCCATGCCGTGCACCGCGTTGTTTGATGAGCAGGATGAAGCCTATCGCCTGTCTGTTTTAGGCACTGCCCCCCGGGTTGCTGTTGAAGCGGGCATAAGCTTCGGCTGGGAACGTTACATCGGTACAGATGGCGCATTCATTGGCATGTCCACGTTTGGCGCCTCTGCTCCAGCCGGCGACTTATACAAACACTTTGGCATTACGGCTGATGCGGTTGTGGCTGCCGTCAAAGAACGCCTTTAG
- a CDS encoding adenine phosphoribosyltransferase, whose product MNLKAHIRQIPDFPKPGINFFDISTLIGHPKAWKRAIDDLAEALRGYDADYIAGIDARGFLVAAPLGIALDCGVMMIRKKGKLPGETKSHSYDLEYGTDAIEIQHDAVKPGDTVIIVDDLLATGGTLAAAVALLKNSGAEVAAAACLIELSFLQGRAKINLPCHTLVTYDSE is encoded by the coding sequence ATGAATCTAAAAGCTCACATCCGGCAAATTCCCGATTTTCCCAAACCGGGGATTAACTTTTTTGATATTTCAACCCTGATCGGCCACCCCAAAGCCTGGAAGCGGGCTATAGACGATCTTGCAGAGGCACTGCGGGGGTACGACGCAGACTATATTGCCGGGATTGATGCGCGTGGGTTCCTGGTGGCGGCCCCACTGGGCATCGCCCTGGACTGTGGCGTTATGATGATACGCAAAAAAGGGAAATTGCCGGGTGAGACAAAATCACACAGCTATGACCTTGAGTACGGCACGGATGCCATTGAAATACAGCATGATGCTGTGAAGCCCGGCGACACAGTCATCATCGTCGATGATCTGCTTGCCACCGGGGGCACTCTGGCTGCTGCGGTTGCCCTGCTTAAGAATTCTGGCGCAGAGGTTGCCGCCGCAGCCTGCTTAATTGAACTCAGCTTCTTACAGGGCCGCGCCAAAATCAATCTGCCCTGTCATACGCTGGTGACGTATGACAGTGAATAA
- the phoB gene encoding phosphate regulon transcriptional regulator PhoB, which produces MKPRVLIVEDEASLVTMLRYNLEKEGFDVSEATDGEEAMIVAEETPPDAIILDWMLPRMSGIEVCRQFRRRTHTKSVPIIMLTARGEETDKVRGLNVGADDYMTKPFSMPELLARVRALLRRAMPSQTKGELTYSDIVIDLDAHRVTRGGQYIHLGPTEFRLLQFLMERPGTVYSREELLNSVWGPDIYVEPRTVDVHIRRLRKALNQEGTQDLIRTVRAAGYALDSQGNRPDAAAQSFGSEGPGL; this is translated from the coding sequence ATGAAACCCAGAGTCCTTATCGTTGAAGACGAAGCCTCTCTGGTTACGATGCTACGGTACAACCTTGAAAAAGAAGGTTTCGACGTTTCAGAGGCCACAGATGGCGAAGAAGCGATGATTGTCGCTGAAGAAACGCCACCGGATGCGATTATTCTCGACTGGATGTTGCCCCGGATGTCAGGCATTGAAGTGTGCCGCCAGTTCCGGCGTCGTACACACACCAAATCTGTTCCAATCATCATGCTTACCGCCCGCGGTGAAGAAACCGACAAAGTGCGTGGGCTGAATGTTGGCGCTGATGATTATATGACCAAACCGTTCTCTATGCCTGAGCTGTTGGCGCGTGTGCGGGCTTTGTTGCGCCGGGCGATGCCGTCGCAAACCAAAGGCGAGTTGACCTATAGTGATATCGTGATCGACCTTGATGCACATCGGGTGACGCGCGGTGGTCAATACATTCACTTGGGTCCAACAGAATTCCGCCTTCTGCAATTCCTGATGGAGCGGCCGGGTACCGTATATTCCCGTGAAGAACTGTTGAACTCGGTGTGGGGCCCAGACATTTATGTTGAGCCGCGTACGGTTGATGTTCACATCCGGCGCTTGCGCAAAGCCTTAAACCAGGAAGGCACTCAGGATCTCATTCGCACGGTGCGTGCAGCAGGGTACGCGTTGGACAGCCAAGGCAATCGTCCGGACGCTGCTGCGCAATCGTTTGGTTCCGAAGGGCCTGGGCTCTAA
- the phoU gene encoding phosphate signaling complex protein PhoU, with translation MIAQKDDRHIVKSFSEELQTLSKRIAIMGGVAEAQLSSCIIAVESRDSELAAKIIDADTALDDMETDINAFTVRVLALRQPMASDLRHVVGALKISSNIERIGDYAANVAKRSQIVNQFPPVRPVAGVIEMGKLVRQNVQDVLDAYIEHNVEKAEAVANNDRTVDDLHTSVFQELLTLMLEDSETVPACTHLLFMIKNMERIGDHATSIAETIQFLVAGKPMQAGRPKQDPILSGLTQQDPDFAAALEN, from the coding sequence ATGATCGCGCAAAAAGACGACCGTCATATCGTCAAGTCGTTCAGCGAAGAGCTGCAAACGCTGTCAAAGCGTATTGCCATCATGGGTGGTGTCGCCGAGGCGCAATTGTCCTCTTGTATTATTGCGGTTGAGTCGCGTGATTCTGAATTGGCGGCGAAGATCATCGACGCCGATACGGCTCTGGATGACATGGAAACCGATATCAACGCGTTTACGGTCAGAGTCCTGGCCTTGCGTCAGCCAATGGCGTCTGATTTGCGCCACGTTGTTGGCGCTTTGAAGATCTCATCCAACATCGAACGTATTGGCGACTATGCCGCAAACGTGGCCAAGCGCTCTCAGATTGTGAATCAGTTTCCCCCGGTGCGTCCCGTTGCCGGTGTCATCGAGATGGGCAAGCTGGTGCGACAAAACGTGCAAGACGTTCTCGACGCTTATATCGAACACAATGTCGAGAAGGCGGAAGCGGTCGCCAACAATGACCGCACCGTTGACGATCTGCACACCAGTGTCTTCCAGGAACTCCTCACCTTAATGCTGGAAGATTCTGAAACCGTGCCAGCCTGCACGCATTTATTGTTCATGATTAAGAATATGGAACGTATAGGCGATCACGCCACAAGCATTGCTGAGACAATACAGTTCCTCGTTGCCGGTAAGCCTATGCAGGCGGGCCGGCCTAAACAAGATCCCATCCTCAGCGGTCTGACTCAGCAAGACCCCGATTTCGCAGCTGCATTGGAGAACTAA
- the pstA gene encoding phosphate ABC transporter permease PstA translates to MNEPHSSTTRHPTTELVNAGLKKRYRSERLFKLYGLIAVTIAIGMLGLLFVTIGGRALPAFVQTFVTIDVQLDAETIDPAGTRDPEVLSTANYQALVRQSLRDIFPDVSGRRDQRELYRLFSSGAPFEVREIVMANPSLIGSEITVSFPVSADIDQLSKGNISRDVPEADRRVSDKQIVWFDALDSQGRIETRFNTALFTQGDSREPELAGIWGAVVGSFYALAITLLLSFPIGVASAVYLEEYAPKNKLTDIIEVNINNLAAVPSIVFGLLGLAMFLNFFGLPRSAPLVGGLVLSLMTLPTVIIASRASLMSVPPSIREAALGLGASKLQVIVHHVLPLAMPGMMTGTIIGMARALGESAPLLMIGMVAFIVDIPQGPMDPATALPVQIFLWADAPERAFVERTSAAVMVLLAFLIVMNGLAVWLRSKFEQRW, encoded by the coding sequence ATGAACGAACCACACTCCAGCACGACTCGTCACCCCACCACAGAATTGGTTAACGCGGGTTTGAAGAAACGTTATCGCTCTGAGCGGCTGTTCAAGCTGTATGGTTTGATCGCGGTAACAATAGCGATCGGTATGTTGGGTTTGCTCTTTGTCACCATCGGTGGCCGCGCGTTGCCTGCATTCGTGCAAACCTTCGTCACCATTGACGTGCAACTCGATGCGGAAACCATTGACCCGGCTGGAACGCGTGACCCTGAAGTGCTCTCCACGGCCAACTACCAGGCTTTGGTGCGGCAGTCGCTGAGGGATATTTTCCCCGATGTTTCTGGACGGCGTGATCAGCGCGAACTCTATCGCTTGTTCAGTTCTGGTGCGCCGTTTGAAGTGCGCGAGATCGTCATGGCAAACCCAAGCCTGATCGGATCTGAAATCACGGTGTCCTTCCCAGTCTCAGCGGATATTGATCAGCTTTCTAAAGGCAACATATCCCGTGATGTGCCTGAAGCAGACCGGCGGGTTTCAGACAAACAAATCGTCTGGTTTGATGCCTTGGACAGCCAGGGCCGCATTGAAACCAGATTTAATACGGCGCTCTTCACGCAGGGTGACAGCCGGGAGCCTGAGCTTGCGGGTATCTGGGGCGCTGTGGTTGGTTCTTTTTATGCGCTGGCCATTACGCTGCTGCTGTCCTTTCCCATTGGCGTTGCGTCTGCTGTGTATCTTGAAGAGTACGCGCCAAAAAATAAACTGACCGATATTATTGAGGTCAACATCAACAACCTGGCTGCGGTGCCGTCCATCGTGTTTGGATTGCTTGGCTTGGCGATGTTTCTCAATTTCTTTGGGTTGCCCCGGTCAGCGCCTTTGGTTGGCGGTTTAGTGCTTTCGCTCATGACATTGCCCACGGTGATTATTGCCAGCCGCGCCTCTTTGATGTCGGTTCCACCGTCTATTCGTGAGGCGGCACTGGGCCTTGGCGCTTCAAAGCTTCAAGTCATTGTGCATCATGTTCTGCCTTTGGCGATGCCGGGCATGATGACCGGCACCATCATTGGTATGGCCCGTGCGCTCGGAGAATCAGCGCCGTTGCTGATGATTGGCATGGTCGCGTTTATCGTCGATATCCCGCAAGGCCCCATGGACCCGGCAACGGCTCTGCCGGTCCAGATTTTCCTCTGGGCGGATGCCCCTGAGCGGGCTTTTGTTGAACGAACCTCAGCGGCCGTCATGGTGTTGCTCGCCTTCTTGATTGTGATGAACGGGCTGGCCGTCTGGCTTAGAAGCAAATTTGAACAGCGTTGGTAA
- a CDS encoding substrate-binding domain-containing protein — protein MNKTAFALVLAVQMGGVAIAEARDQIRIVGSSTVFPFSTAVAEQFGRTTSFPTPIVESTGSGGGLKLFCEGVGTNTPDMTNSSRRIKASEVALCASNGVTEITEVRIGFDGIVLANAKSGPSLDVSLKQVFLALAKEVPVNGKLVANPYTKWNEIDASLPDMEIEVLGPPPTSGTRDAFVELAMEAGCESVEGAAELGLEGKACHIIREDGRFVEAGENDNLIVQKLEANPAAYGIFGFSFLDQNADKMKGATVAGVEPEFENIAAGDYPVSRSLYFYVKKAHAGVIPGIEAYLAEFTSDRASGPDGYLLDKGLIPLPDDQRELVRQQAESLANLTM, from the coding sequence ATGAACAAAACAGCTTTCGCACTGGTCCTTGCGGTCCAGATGGGTGGTGTAGCGATTGCAGAAGCACGTGATCAAATTCGTATTGTTGGGTCCTCAACAGTCTTTCCATTTTCAACAGCCGTTGCAGAGCAGTTTGGCCGCACGACCAGTTTTCCAACCCCTATCGTTGAGTCGACGGGATCTGGAGGCGGTTTGAAATTGTTTTGTGAGGGCGTTGGAACCAATACACCCGACATGACCAATTCTTCCCGGCGCATCAAAGCATCAGAAGTTGCACTCTGTGCCAGCAACGGTGTCACGGAAATCACTGAAGTGCGGATTGGGTTCGATGGTATTGTTCTTGCCAATGCCAAAAGCGGCCCATCTCTTGATGTGTCGCTCAAGCAGGTGTTCTTGGCCCTGGCGAAAGAGGTTCCAGTGAACGGCAAGCTTGTGGCCAATCCCTACACCAAGTGGAACGAAATTGACGCTTCCCTGCCAGATATGGAAATTGAAGTGCTTGGCCCTCCGCCAACATCTGGAACGCGTGATGCGTTTGTTGAGCTTGCGATGGAAGCCGGATGTGAATCGGTTGAAGGTGCCGCTGAACTCGGCTTAGAAGGCAAGGCGTGTCACATCATTCGTGAAGATGGTCGTTTTGTCGAAGCCGGCGAGAACGACAACCTGATTGTCCAGAAGCTGGAAGCCAATCCTGCGGCTTACGGTATCTTTGGGTTTAGCTTCCTTGATCAGAACGCCGACAAGATGAAAGGTGCCACAGTCGCCGGCGTGGAGCCTGAATTTGAAAACATTGCCGCTGGAGACTATCCGGTCTCTCGTTCCCTTTATTTCTATGTCAAGAAAGCCCATGCCGGGGTCATTCCAGGTATTGAAGCCTATCTTGCTGAATTCACAAGCGACCGGGCCTCTGGCCCGGACGGGTATTTGCTTGATAAAGGTTTGATTCCTCTGCCGGATGATCAACGTGAATTGGTCCGCCAGCAGGCAGAAAGTCTTGCAAATTTGACGATGTAA
- a CDS encoding DUF2336 domain-containing protein, which yields MTESDLTLSDVQDLAANPSPEARADAAAKIAASYGKSLMSQSELKMAQEIFRLMMKDAEVRVREALSINLKSTPLLPRDIAMSLARDVDSVAVPMIEMSDVLTTEDLIEIINSQNPTKLAAVADRATIHADVAEALVEQGGEAAVTKLVGNPGAHLTEPCIHRVVDRFGTVEAIQEKLIARPVLPVTVAERLVTKVSNHLRGALVSRHKISPDLAADLILQSRERATVGLAVGATDDEVEALVGQLDLNKRLTASLVLRAICMGHLKFFEHAMARLAGVPLANSRLLIHDPGGSGLETLCVRADLPAAIRPAIKAAVAVTDETEFDGRTGAAERYSRRVIERVLTQYEDLNADFETDDLEYLLTQLGQLPTTNQQVH from the coding sequence GTGACGGAATCCGACCTCACACTATCCGACGTTCAAGACCTTGCGGCCAATCCGTCGCCAGAGGCGCGTGCCGACGCTGCCGCTAAAATTGCGGCGTCTTACGGGAAGTCTCTGATGTCACAATCAGAGTTAAAGATGGCGCAAGAGATCTTCAGACTGATGATGAAAGACGCCGAAGTCCGCGTGCGTGAAGCGCTCTCCATCAATCTGAAATCGACGCCCTTGCTGCCCCGCGATATTGCCATGAGCCTGGCCCGTGATGTCGACAGTGTGGCCGTGCCGATGATTGAAATGTCTGACGTGTTGACCACGGAAGACCTGATCGAAATTATTAACAGTCAGAATCCAACGAAGCTTGCCGCGGTTGCGGATCGCGCGACAATTCATGCAGACGTGGCCGAAGCTTTGGTCGAGCAAGGGGGGGAGGCTGCCGTTACAAAGCTCGTAGGTAATCCAGGGGCGCATCTCACCGAGCCCTGTATCCACCGGGTGGTAGATCGTTTCGGCACGGTTGAAGCCATCCAGGAAAAACTGATCGCGCGTCCCGTGCTCCCGGTGACCGTCGCCGAGCGTTTGGTCACCAAAGTTTCCAACCATTTGCGTGGGGCGCTGGTTTCACGCCACAAAATTTCACCTGACCTGGCGGCTGATCTGATTTTGCAGAGCCGTGAGCGCGCCACGGTCGGCCTAGCTGTTGGGGCCACAGACGATGAAGTTGAAGCCCTGGTCGGACAATTAGATCTCAATAAGCGGCTGACAGCCTCGCTGGTGCTGCGGGCGATTTGCATGGGACATCTTAAGTTTTTCGAGCATGCTATGGCGCGGCTTGCGGGTGTGCCTTTGGCCAACAGTCGTTTGTTGATTCATGATCCAGGTGGCTCAGGCTTAGAGACCCTGTGTGTTCGGGCCGACTTACCGGCAGCTATTCGCCCCGCCATTAAAGCGGCTGTTGCGGTGACGGATGAAACCGAGTTCGATGGCCGGACCGGGGCGGCGGAACGCTATAGCCGCCGCGTGATTGAGCGCGTGCTGACCCAGTATGAAGATCTCAACGCTGATTTTGAAACCGATGACCTGGAATACCTTTTAACCCAATTGGGTCAATTGCCGACGACAAACCAGCAGGTTCACTAG
- the pstB gene encoding phosphate ABC transporter ATP-binding protein PstB, producing the protein MDQEAVIFEKTAGQPRMPAAQIKLAANNVSVFYGEKQALIDVSLDIVDRQVTAFIGPSGCGKSTFLRCFNRMNDTIESCRMDGKITLDDQDIYDLSVDPVQIRARIGMVFQKPNPFPKSIYENVAYGPRIHGLVSHADELEEIVNSSLEKAGLLKEVKDRLEAPGTSLSGGQQQRLCIARAIAINPEVILMDEPCSALDPIATARIEELIDELRENYTIIIVTHSMQQAARVSQRTAFFHLGHLIECADTETVFTNPDHELTQGYITGRFG; encoded by the coding sequence ATGGATCAAGAAGCAGTTATCTTTGAAAAGACGGCGGGTCAGCCGCGGATGCCAGCGGCCCAGATTAAGCTGGCCGCTAACAATGTCTCTGTGTTTTACGGCGAGAAGCAGGCGTTGATCGACGTCAGCCTCGATATTGTTGACCGTCAGGTCACGGCGTTCATTGGTCCGTCTGGGTGCGGTAAATCTACATTCCTGCGCTGTTTTAACCGCATGAACGATACCATCGAAAGCTGCCGTATGGATGGCAAGATCACTCTTGATGATCAAGATATCTACGATCTCTCCGTCGATCCCGTTCAGATTCGGGCGCGCATCGGCATGGTGTTCCAAAAGCCAAACCCGTTTCCAAAGTCGATCTATGAGAATGTGGCCTACGGACCCCGCATTCACGGCTTGGTCTCGCATGCCGATGAGCTTGAAGAAATTGTCAACTCAAGCCTGGAAAAAGCCGGTCTTTTGAAAGAAGTCAAAGATCGCTTAGAAGCCCCGGGTACCAGTTTATCCGGTGGTCAGCAGCAACGGTTGTGCATTGCCCGCGCGATCGCGATCAATCCTGAAGTCATTTTGATGGATGAGCCCTGCTCGGCGCTTGATCCAATCGCGACGGCGAGGATTGAGGAGCTGATTGATGAACTGCGCGAGAATTACACGATCATCATCGTGACTCACTCTATGCAGCAAGCGGCGCGCGTATCACAACGTACGGCGTTCTTCCACTTGGGGCATTTGATCGAATGTGCAGACACGGAAACGGTCTTTACCAATCCTGATCACGAGCTGACTCAGGGTTACATCACAGGGCGCTTCGGGTAG
- the pstC gene encoding phosphate ABC transporter permease subunit PstC, whose product MSLSFVIIGVLLFASYGFYSGRLKSLRTVNGDIRTLHSLPNYYGGYVALWCGLPALLLICVWVSVENSVILSLVLSGLGPIAENLTTSERSLLIVDIQNLASGNIASRNDAEIVAAANRYSSFQSISMMAMVVTALCVGIVALIITKHRIAPQFRARNRVEQIISFLLVICSLIAILTTIGIVLSLLFETIRFFGKVPFTEFLFGMEWSPQTALRADQVGSSGAFGAVPLFAGTLLIAFIAMCVATPIGLFSAIYMAEYADQRVRAVLKPLLEILAGIPTVVYGFFAAITVAPAIRGFGESIGLDVASESALAAGLVMGIMIIPFISSLADDVITAVPQSLREGSLGLGATKSETIKRVVFPAALPGIVGGILLAVSRAIGETMIVVMAAGLAANLTINPLEAVTTVTVQIVTLLVGDQEFDSAKTLAAFALGLVLFCVTLVINIVALKVVRRYREQYE is encoded by the coding sequence ATGAGCTTGTCGTTCGTCATTATTGGGGTGCTCTTATTTGCATCGTACGGATTTTATTCCGGGCGGCTAAAATCTCTTCGTACGGTGAATGGCGACATTCGCACACTGCATTCTCTGCCAAACTACTATGGTGGTTATGTTGCCCTATGGTGCGGCTTGCCTGCATTACTGCTCATCTGCGTGTGGGTCTCCGTCGAAAATTCTGTAATTTTGTCGTTGGTTTTATCCGGCCTGGGACCAATTGCTGAGAACCTAACAACGTCTGAGCGCAGCCTTCTCATTGTTGATATCCAAAATTTAGCATCCGGTAACATTGCGTCACGAAACGACGCCGAGATCGTTGCTGCGGCGAACCGCTACAGTTCTTTTCAAAGCATCAGCATGATGGCCATGGTGGTCACCGCGCTTTGTGTGGGGATTGTTGCTTTAATCATAACCAAGCATCGGATTGCCCCCCAGTTCAGAGCGCGCAACCGTGTCGAGCAAATTATTTCCTTTTTACTGGTGATCTGCTCTCTGATTGCGATTCTAACAACCATCGGCATTGTTCTCTCATTGCTGTTCGAGACCATTCGCTTTTTCGGTAAGGTTCCGTTCACCGAGTTTCTCTTTGGGATGGAATGGAGTCCGCAAACAGCACTCCGGGCCGATCAGGTTGGGTCGTCTGGCGCTTTTGGCGCTGTGCCGCTGTTCGCGGGCACGCTGCTTATTGCCTTCATTGCGATGTGTGTCGCGACACCCATTGGTTTGTTCTCAGCCATCTATATGGCCGAGTACGCTGACCAGCGGGTGCGGGCCGTCCTGAAGCCTCTTTTAGAAATTCTCGCGGGCATCCCAACCGTTGTGTACGGCTTCTTTGCCGCGATCACGGTGGCACCGGCTATTCGCGGTTTTGGCGAATCTATCGGGCTGGACGTGGCATCGGAAAGCGCGCTCGCCGCCGGTTTGGTTATGGGAATCATGATCATTCCGTTTATCTCGTCGCTTGCGGATGACGTGATTACAGCCGTGCCACAATCCCTGCGGGAAGGCTCTTTGGGGTTGGGTGCGACCAAGTCAGAAACCATCAAACGCGTCGTCTTCCCTGCCGCATTGCCGGGAATCGTCGGTGGTATTTTGTTGGCGGTGTCCCGCGCCATTGGCGAAACGATGATCGTGGTGATGGCCGCAGGTCTGGCGGCAAACCTGACCATTAATCCGCTTGAAGCGGTGACCACCGTGACGGTTCAAATTGTGACTCTTTTGGTCGGTGACCAGGAATTTGACAGTGCCAAAACGCTGGCAGCATTTGCCTTGGGCTTGGTCCTGTTCTGCGTGACTCTGGTGATTAATATTGTTGCTCTTAAAGTTGTGCGACGTTATCGCGAGCAATACGAATGA